In the genome of Rhodoferax fermentans, one region contains:
- a CDS encoding 2-oxoacid:ferredoxin oxidoreductase subunit beta: MTFIAKPRLHHPTLHTNQVGYTRRDYEGRISTLCAGCGHDSISAAIIQACWDLNIEPHRVAKLSGIGCSSKTPDYFLGASHGFNTVHGRMPSVLTGANLANRELLYLGVSGDGDSASIGLGQFANAMRRGVRMAYIVENNGVYGLTKGQFSATADRGSKSKKGVVNSESPVDLVGIALQLGATYVARSFSGDKAQLVPLIKGAMEHGGAAFIDVISPCVTFNNHSGSTKSYDYVRQHNEAVSRIDFMEPGQEITTDYPPGALVEVEQHDGSLLRLRKLHTDYDPTDRYAAMSYMQTHAALGEILTGLLYIDPLATDLHTALNTTAQPLNTLNAAQLNPGQKALDKINAALR, from the coding sequence ATGACCTTCATCGCCAAACCCAGGCTGCATCACCCCACGCTGCACACCAACCAGGTCGGCTACACCCGGCGTGACTACGAGGGCCGCATCTCGACACTCTGCGCTGGTTGTGGCCACGATTCGATCTCGGCGGCCATCATCCAGGCCTGCTGGGACCTCAACATCGAGCCCCACCGCGTCGCCAAACTCTCGGGCATTGGCTGCAGCTCCAAAACGCCGGACTACTTTCTGGGCGCCTCACACGGCTTCAACACGGTGCATGGGCGCATGCCCAGTGTGCTCACCGGCGCCAACTTGGCCAACCGCGAGTTGTTGTACCTGGGGGTCTCGGGTGACGGTGACTCCGCCTCCATTGGCCTGGGGCAGTTTGCCAATGCCATGCGCCGTGGTGTACGCATGGCCTACATCGTTGAAAACAATGGTGTCTACGGCCTGACCAAGGGCCAGTTCTCGGCCACCGCCGATCGGGGTTCCAAGAGCAAGAAGGGTGTTGTCAACAGCGAAAGCCCGGTGGACCTGGTGGGCATTGCCCTGCAGCTGGGTGCCACCTATGTGGCACGCAGCTTCTCGGGTGATAAGGCGCAGCTGGTGCCGCTGATCAAAGGCGCCATGGAACACGGTGGCGCGGCTTTCATCGACGTCATCAGCCCTTGCGTCACCTTCAACAACCACAGCGGCAGCACCAAGAGTTACGACTATGTTCGCCAGCACAACGAGGCCGTGAGCCGCATTGACTTCATGGAGCCCGGCCAGGAAATCACCACCGACTACCCACCCGGCGCACTGGTGGAGGTGGAACAACACGACGGCAGCCTGCTGCGCCTGCGCAAGTTGCATACCGACTACGACCCCACCGACCGGTACGCCGCCATGAGCTACATGCAGACCCATGCAGCCCTGGGCGAGATCCTGACCGGCCTGCTCTACATTGACCCGCTGGCCACCGATTTACACACCGCCCTCAACACCACGGCCCAGCCTCTCAACACCCTGAACGCGGCCCAGCTCAACCCGGGCCAGAAAGCGCTCGACAAGATCAACGCCGCACTGCGTTAA
- a CDS encoding CBS domain-containing protein, whose amino-acid sequence MPERTVSQSMAQRHVISVLPTATVHAAACVMMRTNSSSVLVIDTNKTMLGIVTERDMINRVLAKTVDPSRTTVAEVMTRSPHCVNPETKVADAVLMMIERGFRHLPVVSTDSHKILGVFCLRDALPREVHAAVNLAEFNEQVNDALG is encoded by the coding sequence ATGCCCGAACGCACTGTTTCCCAATCGATGGCGCAACGCCACGTCATCAGTGTTTTGCCCACGGCCACGGTACATGCGGCGGCCTGCGTGATGATGCGCACCAACAGCAGCAGTGTGCTGGTGATTGACACCAACAAGACCATGCTGGGCATCGTGACTGAACGCGACATGATCAACCGCGTGCTGGCCAAGACCGTCGACCCGAGCCGCACCACCGTGGCCGAGGTCATGACCCGCAGCCCACACTGCGTCAACCCCGAAACCAAGGTGGCCGACGCGGTGCTGATGATGATCGAGCGTGGTTTTAGGCACCTGCCGGTGGTCAGCACCGACAGCCACAAGATCCTGGGTGTGTTCTGCCTGCGCGACGCGCTGCCGCGCGAGGTCCACGCCGCCGTCAACCTGGCTGAGTTCAACGAACAGGTCAACGACGCCCTGGGTTGA
- a CDS encoding helix-turn-helix domain-containing protein — translation MPNANSLLTLQDAGERCQQLRKAAGKTQSEVAAAAGLRQETLSRFERGRASDLSTTKLLRLLEVLGMQMSFVPATRRPNLNELLQERRQSTSAVNSGQA, via the coding sequence ATGCCAAACGCAAACTCATTGCTCACCCTCCAGGATGCAGGTGAACGCTGCCAGCAGCTGCGCAAAGCCGCTGGCAAAACCCAATCTGAAGTCGCCGCCGCTGCCGGGCTGCGGCAGGAAACGCTTTCCCGCTTTGAGCGAGGCCGCGCCAGCGATCTGTCCACCACCAAACTCTTGCGGCTGCTGGAGGTGTTGGGCATGCAGATGTCGTTTGTTCCCGCCACCCGGCGGCCCAACTTGAACGAGTTACTCCAAGAACGCCGTCAGAGCACATCTGCTGTGAACAGTGGCCAAGCATGA